One window of the Sciurus carolinensis chromosome 8, mSciCar1.2, whole genome shotgun sequence genome contains the following:
- the LOC124991687 gene encoding LOW QUALITY PROTEIN: iron-sulfur protein NUBPL-like (The sequence of the model RefSeq protein was modified relative to this genomic sequence to represent the inferred CDS: substituted 1 base at 1 genomic stop codon) codes for MGTWQRLLLCGGVSFLRGGGIPVPLRGSRSLVCGRQLSGADSEILKQRRTQIMSXGLPKQKPIEGVKQVIVVASGKGGVGKSTTAVNLALALAVNDSSKAIGLLDVDVYGPSIPKMMNLKGNPELSQNNLMRPLLNYGIACMSMGFLVEDTTPVVWRGLMVMSGIEKLLRQVDWGQLDYLVVDMPPGTGDMQLSVSQNIPISGAVIVSTPQDIALMDAHKSAEMFRKVHVPVLGLVQNMSVFQCPKCKHKTHIFGADGARKLAQTLDLHPSIRETSDTGQPVVFSQPDSDEAKAYLRIATEVVRRLPPPPE; via the coding sequence ATGGGGACATGGCAACGTTTGTTGCTCTGTGGTGGGGTGTCGTTCCTACGTGGTGGCGGGATTCCTGTCCCGCTTAGGGGAAGCCGATCATTGGTGTGTGGGCGCCAGTTATCTGGCGCTGACAGTGAGATCCTAAAACAAAGAAGAACACAAATCATGTCGTGAGGACTTCCAAAACAGAAACCGATAGAAGGTGTTAAACAAGTTATAGTTGTGGCTTCTGGGAAGGGTGGAGTTGGAAAATCTACTACAGCAGTGAACCTTGCACTTGCACTGGCAGTGAATGATTCATCAAAGGCCATTGGTTTGTTAGATGTAGATGTGTATGGTCCTTCAATTCCAAAAATGATGAATCTGAAAGGAAATCCAGAATTATCACAAAACAACCTAATGAGGCCTCTTTTGAATTACGGTATTGCTTGTATGTCTATGGGCTTCCTGGTTGAAGATACTACACCAGTAGTTTGGAGAGGCCTTATGGTAATGTCAGGCATTGAGAAACTTTTGAGGCAGGTAGATTGGGGTCAACTGGATTATTTAGTTGTTGATATGCCACCGGGAACAGGAGATATGCAGTTATCTGTTTCACAGAATATTCCCATTTCAGGTGCTGTGATTGTCTCCACACCCCAGGACATTGCATTGATGGATGCACACAAGAGTGCTGAGATGTTTCGAAAAGTTCATGTGCCGGTTCTTGGTCTTGTCCAAAACATGAGTGTTTTCCAGTGTCCAAAGTGTAAACACAAAACTCATATTTTTGGTGCTGATGGTGCAAGGAAGTTAGCACAGACCCTTGATCTACACCCTAGTATAAGGGAGACTTCAGATACTGGCCAGCCAGTTGTGTTTTCACAGCCTGACAGTGATGAGGCCAAAGCTTACCTGAGGATTGCTACGGAAGTGGTCAGACGATTGCCACCACCTCCAGAATGA